The window TAACATCAGGGGAAACGACGTCTTATTCAAACTCCTACTTGGATACACCAACATCACAAAAACCACTATCACAGTTCTACTTCTTTTAATAAAGTCCAGATATAATTCGGTAAGTACAGAAAGACAATTACTGTATTCTCTCAAAAGGTAATTCTCCTAAGTGTCACAATCAGGCATAGAGGACATGTAGCATGAGTAAGATTACACAAACCAACCTGTGCCTGCCCTGTATATACGCTGTGAACAGCAGTGGAAATTTAGGTCTACTTGGCATCTAATTTGCAATCATTTTTAACACAATTTTTCAGACTTGTTCCTTTAGAAGGGACAAAGCACTGTCATTGATATTAAATGTCTGTAATTAGTTTGTTGCTGTCTTAAACAACTTAAAGTCAATTATGCATCTTTAAGTAACTCTTAAGAGGCAATCTGTGCCAAAGGACCTACACACAGGCTAAAAATAAACCCTATCTGTTCGCAGAAAAAAAGAACGTTTCCTGAATTAGGGCATTAGTATCAAATAAATtgagttaaaaacattttttatataaAGTTATGCAAAAAACTTTAAATGCTGAACAATTTTCTGCCTAAAAAATGTTTGTAACTAAACTTCTACTCTaatcatttttcctttcagcagaaaAGCCACTTCTCCTTCCTTGCACAAGTTAACTGGAAAAGCTTGCTCTACAAAGTATTTACCAAACACTTCTTGTCTTGCAAAGCTCAAGTGTCATCATACTATTTCCAACTCATTTGTTACAATTGCCAACATCATGCAAAAAATATTCAACATAGaaaatgttgtttttcctttacaTTCAAGGAATTTATTCTCCAGGAACTGCACATACTCTGCCCAGCCCCCCATGAATCCTTTATACATTGCCAGGTTAGACCTCCTCAGCTCCAGGCTTcggtaaataaaataatataaacttAGATATAATGAAAGAATTTAATCTCTTCTAAAAACGTTGACATGTTCTTCCTTGAAAGCACAGTTGAAAATACTTCTAAACATGTGTGCTGTTAGAAAGCAGGCTGTAACAAAGCAGTGTTTATATCATTCCACATATGGAAAAGACTGTAACTTTAATAATTTATTCTCACCTGCAGGTCTATGATTGACACCAGATACTCTACATCTCAAAATTCAGTTCATGAACAAAATAAATGTCACTTATATGAAGCGAACTCAATATTACCTCCCCAGCCAGTTTATATTGTGATGAATTGGTTAGCTGGTGTTATTAGGACAGCCTACAACACAATGCCTTTGCTTATTTACAAAGTCTAAACCAAATTTGGTTGTCAAGGACATTAAGCAAAACTGAACACTCAAATCAGATTTAACCAACTATTTTAAGACATTCCTAGAAATAATACCTACTGATAGAATGTAAAATACATGCTTTGGGCAATAAAATATACTGCATTGATCAAAGCTGGTTACATAAACAAGCTTAACCAACCACTGCAAAAGAGGTCATCATAGCCACTAATAAATTTCCAAACTCCATGACCACAAATCTAGTCCTAATTCAGAAACTGTACATACAAACTAGAGAGTTAACTAAATTGTGACTTAGTTAACAACTGAGTTTAATGTAATTAGATGAAGTTAGATaccttttctctttgcaaaaacTAGTGAACACAGCAGCAATAAACAAATTCCATTCTTACAACTGAACAAACGTGGAGAGGCAAAATACATATGGGAGGAGTGTGTATGTTTCAGATCGCAAAAAATACAGTACATTATTCACATAGTTAGAAAAAACCAAGCCAATTACCAAAATGTTTAATTGGTAAAAGTTTAATGTCAACTTacttataaaaatgaaaaaatattttaacattcaCCATACAATTCACCTGGCCCTACTGACTATCAGCTATAGGAAGGCATTTAAGGAAATGATGGTTGTGTCAAAACAAAGGCTAACTTCAAGCATgtatgctgctttaaaaaaaaacaaaaaaaaacaaaaaaaaaaaccaaaaaccaaaccaaaacagaaaaccaaaactcaAAAAACCTCTCATTTGCAGGAAGCTAGATGTTTAGCCTAGTTTTTAAAGCTAATTACAAAATCCTCTTTCATACTGGTCCAGATGTCTTGACAATTTCTTCTTCTAACAGAActgtcaaaagaaaagaatttttatgAGATCTTCATACAGCTTATTTCTAAGTCTTtgcaagaagaaacagaaatatgacACCATACTTAGGCTATGGAAATTACTAGTTAAAGCATTTGCTTATATCAGAACTATTCCTTCACTCAAGCATCTTTATATGGACACTTTTGTAACCATCACCTTACAGAAGGTTTTAAGTACAAATGAACTTTTCCAGGTACTGCATCAAAGAATTTCTAAGCTTTATAAATTATTTGGGTATCTTGGAGTACAGATTTGAACAATATTCGGTAATAAGATATGCAAAACAAGATGCataaaataggtttttttaatgcagtaatcTTAATGTATGCTATGCAACATGCTTCTACAGAGCTGCAGCATtcttaacacagaaaaataacagaatgaCGGTACCATGCTTCATCTTGCATGCTATCACGTCTTAAGTTGTAAATTTTACAGGCCTTCATTTCAGCATTTGTCCACTTTATTGGCCTACCAGTGATCCTCAGaagcttttttaatttccatttcctgaacttaaaaaaaaaaaaatttaaatcaagtTATCACTGCCCTACACTTATCCTGACACAGGAATGTGGCAGCAGTCATCTCTTTTTTTATCCCCTCTTCTTTTCAGAGTAgcaaaaaaaacctcagaaaaaacaacaaaaggtCTAAAAAGGCCTATTCCACTCATCAAAGCAGAGATTTAAAATTGTTAGACTATCTCTgatgaggaaagagaaaacacagtgaCTAACTTGCCACTATTTTGTATGGCAAAGCAGTACTGTAACTAAATGTCACAAGGAGTAAGGCAATGTCCTGACTTCTCCTTTGCTACCACCCTACTTGTGTGATCTCACACCTTCAGCCAAAACTACTTTTCTGACCTAAAGCTATTTTGCAATACCAACATGTAATATCATTAATGGCCTGAGAAATACCCGAAAGTCAACAGAAACTCATTTGTCATTTACTGTAAACCAAAATTAAGCACACAGCCTGGCTCTCTGCTATCAAATATGCAGAGCAGTCTAACAGTCTTACCTTCCATCTGTTTCCACATTCATTACAGACAACAAATGTTGTCATGGGTTCATCAGCACTGCGAGTTTGAACCTTTGGCAAAGGCAAGGGCCAGAGCGGAAAAGGAAAATTAGTGTCTTCAACTTTTGTTAGTATGCGTTCAATGTAAatgtttaaaatcaaagtttaaCATTAAGGAAACACATTTAGATAAAAATACAAGTTAACTTTCCACAGCAATTGAAGCTGGTTTTTTGTCTAGACTATAAAACAATCATAAACTTATGTTTTGACATATTTAATAGCACTAAAATATCAACTTCAGCATAGAAACTGTGTACATACTTCTAGGAAAAGATTCTGCAGTAAAACTACATGttcatcatttaggttggaaaagacctttaagttcATAAAGTCCAACCATTAagctagcactgccaagtccaccattaaaccatgtccctgtTCAGTATAGCTTTACATGCATTTACTGATGCAACAGCTTAAAAGTCTCATGATCGAAAAACAGCTTTCTACTTAAAGCACctgatataaaatattaaattataaatGCACCTGTCCTATGATCAAAATTACATGCTTTGAAGCACTGCTAAACAAATTAAAGCCCTTTTTGCACATAGTTcctaattaaaatagaaaaaggttGTAGGAATGATTGTAAATCAGGGTCTACTGTTAGTCAAATTGTAgattatatatacataaaaaaatatatatggctatatatgtatatatactttATAAGTATGTAtcattattttctgctctttattcCCTCTGTAAAGAAAAGTTTACACACATTAAAAACAGTAAACTAGCTCTCCTCCACATAAAACCATACTAATAAGATGTAATAAGAATTAGCAAAAACTCAGCATTGAAAAGAAACTTGGCGTTTCAGGCTATATAGGTACTCAGCTTGGACTTACATAATATCTTTGGTAAATTATTACAACAAACATTCTTTATGTAAGCACACCTAAGTAGATCCAACTGTCTTCACATACTTTGTAATTTGTTAGCATTGTGTTAGAAGttcattttgtaattaaaacttttttctctgaCAATCTTTATATAGGACTTAAGCTTTGAAAAAGGAAAACGAAGAGTCTGAATAACCATGTACCTGTGTGTATGTACAGTTCTTCTTTTTGCACTTGCCACATGTAAACAGATCAGTTTGGGTACCTCCTGTTTTCGCCATCTGATGCTCTCTGATAGCTTCTTTGGTCAGATTTTTGCGCATTTCTTTCAGCTCATCACTTGCCATTTCCTGTTATGGACAAAGAACAGAGAATTTACTACAAAGTTTTAGTTTTAAACAAGTCGTTACCACTGTGCGAGcccatcttttatttaaaatccaTGAACAAGAACTCTATTGGAGGGCAAAGTAATtctacacatttttaattttacaagacTTAAGTTGGGATATTTCACAGCACAGAAGCTAcaaagttaaaaatgttttgttttgtttttttaaacacagctgaaaaaaaataacagtaaaagtTACAATATCAAACACCTAGAAACTTTGATGCAAATGCATTGCTGAAGTTCAGAAATGTAATACAGAGACAAGGTAGAAGAGGACTTAAAAGTTctccagagaggaggaaaaagatctTCTCCCTAGGTTAGATCCTTGCATAATTATCTCATTGACCTACAGAAGATTACTATAGGAAAAATTTATACTATTTTGACTGTTTCCATGTTTGTACTGAGAAATACAAATACTGAGTATAGCAATAATTTACCATATGTTACCAGAAGTCATATACACTTAGTTTCAAAACACTAACTGAAGAGCTCAGGTTGaccaattttctttttcctttaaaacagttCAGTGTGCAGGATCTCCACAATGTATAGTAATCAAGTGTGCACAGCAAAAATAAGTTGTTCCATTTGTCTTCAATAAAGTTTTACTTCAGATCCCATATAGATGTGGAATGCTAATCTTGTATTACTGCTGTTTCACTTTAGAAGTAATCTTGACACTAAGAGGTTTTTTAGCCATTAAAATTTTAATCCAAGGCATTAACTGCAACAAAGAACGGGCACTGGACTACAAAACACATATGTTTGTGCATACACACGTgtagaacaaaaaaacccccactctcAAAGGATGTACTGAAGATACaatctatttttctttacacATTCCTTTATCGGCCTGTTTGCCCTAACCTCTACATAAAcctatagaaagaaaaaacacaaaacccaaaaaactttcTTTTAGAATAAAGCTAATCATGATTTTCATTAATTGAtcataaatttaatttctttcagtctCCAAGATACTCCTTTATACCTGATTTGGGGGGCAGAATCCAACACATACAAGCAGAACTACAAAACTGAAACCAGATGTTaagcatgcttttgtttttctctcccataaaatcttatttttcatttgacttcccagatttattttgatttgtaaaGACAATGGGCATCTGAACGGTAATTTCTATTCAAGTGTCCAAAATGTTCTTTCAGTAACataaatttaatttgatttaaaggGCAATTCTCCTAGCTTCTTTCCCCTATCATTTATGGCTCTTTCTGTCTATTGTTAAGAGTTTCTTTCAAAATCACTTTAAGTATTCAAGAGAGAGATTCAAGAGATAAGctttaaataaacactgaaaatgcCAACAGGAGAGGGACTGATCTTTAAAACCACAGTGCTATACCTTGCATAGAAGTATAACAGCAGAGGTTagcatttggaaaacaaatgGGAAGACAGGCTAACTTACATATCCAGAAAGGTGAATGGGTAAGCAGCTTGGAGTCACTACACAGTCATATTTACATCTTCCTAAACTTAAAAAACTATCACTGATATATCATGTGgccttttaaaaacagcacaaCATACAGTATTTCAGGAAATTTACATGCAACAGCTTACCTGCCTTCTGACTTACAGACAAAATCAGATATTTAGGAACCATTAACAGGCACCACTTTGATTCCCTCTGCCCCAACACAGCCTTGTAATTCAGACTGCAAGCCACAAACATGCCACAGTCTTTCAAAAGTGCGGGCAGcttacataaattatttttacgGCTAATAAATACAGGCCAGGATGTAAGTCCAACAGGGAAATAGTTCAAGACCTATGCTTTACTTACCTCTGCTGTCATTTTGGCAAACTTGTCAGGAGGAATGTTCCCACATAACACATTTTTCCTTAGGTTAGGATTCTTTGCATCCTTGAGATTCGCTATTCTACTTCGTACcctatttttgtatttcatatcagtgttttttaattcttgaaaGATAGGTGCATTGGATTTAAGGAACAAAACATTAACAAGTAAAACAGAAAGGATTCATTTTGGGGGGCAAGTTTTCTAAAGCAATGTACTTCTCCATTGTTGATCAAGTCCTTCCCCCCACCACAACCAACAGTTACTTTCCTGTTCAACACAGCAGACTTCATGTCTTCTGAAGTCTAATCATAGTCTAGCACATGGTCAGTGAAACATGAATTTTTGGGTAGTAGGATCTCAATTGAAATTGTGAAAAGTCACCCATAAATTTCTGTCCAGTTCCTTGACCTCATCCTGAGTATTAATTGATTTCTAAACCAAATATTCAAACACTGGCAGCTCACTAACAGAATCTTAAAACAGGGTTTACAACAGAAACAGGAAATTCCTTAACAGGAACGGTGGCTGACTGTAATTACCGAAGGACATTGGCAAGTTAGAATCATGAAGCTTAGACTATTTCTATGCTTAAGAAtatcgccgccccccccccccgcaaacaaaacccctaaaataaaaagcagctcagACCTCTGCTCTGTAACTATTCAAACACTGCTACCAGAAAAACCCTGTTGAAAATTCCAAATTCATTTAGAAATAGAAACttgtagaaaatgaaataaagacattagaaaaagattaaaactgttaacaagaaaagacttaaaaataacaTAGAAGAGCCCAGCATTTTATGTCAGAATGCTTCAGTAAGATATAATGTTGTTGCTGCAAGGAAAacatactgaactgaaaaaaaacccccacacactCACCTACACCCATTCGTACATGTTTTAAAGCAAATCATTTAGGttgtgctgttttttttaaacactacatTTCTGCACTGATGTGTTGAACTGTTTGCtattttgtttgaaatgaaatttaaaaatattcaatatATAAATCAAGGTAATTCATTTTAACATTatcaatgcttttaaaaaatactcttgTTCTAGAGCACATAGATGTACAACAAAGGATATCTTCTTCAATCTGAGAACCCAGCTCTTCCTCATCAGCACCAATAGCAATGTAATCatctgaggaaaacaaatattaaagtaTTAGCAACCTGACAATCTCATCAGTGTTCTATATCCAAGAGCCCATTCAAAACTCCGAAACTCAGCAAGTTATGAAACGACTGCAGtgaattttccttttgtataGGAAAGTTTAATTTACTGTATACTTATCctttcaaaacttttaaatattCTAATAGGCTTGGCAAATACCCATCTCCACAGCATATTTGTGTGTAGAATAGActattataaaaagaaaacatattgtATTGTGTTTCATCAATTCTTCCAGTCCTCGCAATACAGGCATAAGCAATTAATGTTTTGCATGCATGcaagagaaagatttcattagAAACATAGTAATTAAATAACAGAAAACGTATtattagatatttaaaaaaaacctcaaagcagAGATGTGTCATAAGACATGTAAATTAGAAGAAATAAACCATAGCAATCTTGAAGACAATGCAACACTTGACCTAAAATGTCTCAAGATAATTGTTTACTGTTTCTGACCAAAACCCTTACTCAAAGACAGCTACCTTTCCAAGATAGCTTACGACAAATTAGATAGAGTAtgtgttttcctccttctcattTTAACATGGGTGTACTTCAACGAGTAATCCAAACACCATTTCTCCTTCGATCTCATGCAGAAAgccataaaaccagaaaataacctTAATTTTTGAGTTTGGCATTCAACCCATGAACGATCAGTTTATATGTGCTGTAGAAAGTAACATAGCAAAAAGAGTTCTTGGAAAACTAGCTAAAATTAAGAATGCATAGAATTATGAATACTAAGATGCTATATGCAACTTTCTGGtcacaaattattttagaagtCTATGAACTACATATCCAGAGGACCACAAATTCATGGTCTTTAGTCAGCTTTGATTACTGTCTGTATCTGAATTTAtgtgaattaaaagaaagaataaaagagtGAAGGGGGTAAAAACAGATGATTCAGAAATCTGCTTACACTGAGTCAGGTTACACTAAGCTAAGAACAGAGGAACAGGAGCTGGGTCATAAGTTCAGATAGAAGAGAAGGAGCCACAAGAAAAATTCAGGTCATTCTGAGGAGTCCAACTTTTAGTTTGCTCCTTATCTATCATATCATTCAATTTGTCAGTTTAAAGACACCCAAGTGTACatgaaggggaaagagaaaaaaaaaaacaaaccagtcaAGGAATTTACAGATGCCCAAAAGGCATGAAGATAGAGCAATGCAAGACTCTCTTACTGTGAGTATCTCAATGAAACTTCAAgattaaatcaaaacagaaaggCAGCCTTCGAAAACCAAAATCTGAAGGCCCACAGGATCTCTGTGTAAAAAAGGCAGGTATGTATATAATGGCACTCTCAGTCAGAGATAAGACAAAAATAGCAGCTTCCACAAAAAGATTTAAACGAGGCATTAAGGAGGTAATAACCTCCTGAAAAGCAGTTCCACTGTAGGCAAGATATCAGATGAACAGAAGCCACAAAACATCCCACATCATCAgcaacaaaaatgtatttcagtacaTTCCCATGCTGTCAAGGTTACTCATTACTTGCAACTCGGGTGAACTGGCCTATGGGTATATACGCACAAATGGACATAAACAAGGTTTATTCCACCCTACAGGGCAGGAGAAAAATAGAGGGGAAGGACTGAAATACAGAAGAAGGAAATAGTTAAACTTCAAAATATAGTCTACAAAGCTCACCTCCTGTTCTGAGAGCTGCAGAGAGCATTTCTCTACATTTCACTCGTACAGAATCCGAAGTGCTTGGAGCCCGGGGAAAAGAAGGGATGAAAGAATTTGAGGGAGCACTaccctcctccttcctgctgctggaATTGCTACTTGAACtgctaaaaaaaggcaaaaagaaaactaatattaatgtttttccccctcttcaaATAACTTTGTTCCAGGGCAAAACACAGGTCTTTTGCTATATCTATTTGATGGTATTCCAAAAAAAGAACACAGGCCACCTTTGTAAAGCTACTTATAGCTCTAGAGTcaatacaattttaaaagtgtCTTTAGAATATTCACCAGGGTATTCCACACAACAGAGACACAGCAAGTATTTCATTCCATTATGTGGCATATAAGTTTTAATTCTCAGTTCTCTACATTaacataaaattttttttttttctcccatggaactttactttaaaaaacagtgaAGATGCATCACACTAACATTCAGTCTGCAGTGAATGCATTGCTTTCAGTCTGCTTACTGTACTGGCATGGTACCATGATCACAAACAAACAATTAACATAGCTTTGCAAACCGTAAACCAAGAAGTTTTCAGCCTGCATCAGGACAAATGGTTAGAGGTTAAATTTCAATTTGAAAATGGCCGCTGGAAACAGATTCACTAGAACCAGAAATGTATAGAAGAAACGGGCTTGCAGATACCATTTTGCAAATGTTCTTCAGCTCCTATAGCGTCATTAACATGGGCTCATTTTTCTGATAACATATATTTTGTGTTTACCAAAAAAAGTGCAGAATGAGATAGCTTATTAAACATGAAAGCTAACAGACAAAAGAAGTATTCTAAACCTCTAACATATACAATAACCATAAAGCTGTGACTGAAAGTTGTTTTACAGTTCTCAAAGCTCAGTGCTAGTAttgagagaagaagaaatatttgacaGATGAGACAGACAAAATAAACAGTAACTAGTCTGGCCATATCGTGACCTGTggctttcatctttttttaatgtcagcaGCAGCACGACTTACTTCCCTA is drawn from Harpia harpyja isolate bHarHar1 chromosome 5, bHarHar1 primary haplotype, whole genome shotgun sequence and contains these coding sequences:
- the TCEA1 gene encoding transcription elongation factor A protein 1 isoform X2, with translation MTTEDEIIRIAKKMDKMVQKKNAAGALDLLKELKNIPMTLELLQSTRIGMSVNAIRKQSTDEEVTSLAKSLIKSWKKLLDGPSTDKDSEEKKKESASSSQNSPEAREESSSSSNSSSRKEEGSAPSNSFIPSFPRAPSTSDSVRVKCREMLSAALRTGDDYIAIGADEEELGSQIEEAIFQELKNTDMKYKNRVRSRIANLKDAKNPNLRKNVLCGNIPPDKFAKMTAEEMASDELKEMRKNLTKEAIREHQMAKTGGTQTDLFTCGKCKKKNCTYTQVQTRSADEPMTTFVVCNECGNRWKFC
- the TCEA1 gene encoding transcription elongation factor A protein 1 isoform X3, which gives rise to MTTEDEIIRIAKKMDKMVQKKNAAGALDLLKELKNIPMTLELLQSTRIGMSVNAIRKQSTDEEVTSLAKSLIKSWKKLLDGPSTDKDSEEKKKESASSSQNSPEAREESSSSNSSSRKEEGSAPSNSFIPSFPRAPSTSDSVRVKCREMLSAALRTGDDYIAIGADEEELGSQIEEAIFQELKNTDMKYKNRVRSRIANLKDAKNPNLRKNVLCGNIPPDKFAKMTAEEMASDELKEMRKNLTKEAIREHQMAKTGGTQTDLFTCGKCKKKNCTYTQVQTRSADEPMTTFVVCNECGNRWKFC
- the TCEA1 gene encoding transcription elongation factor A protein 1 isoform X1, translated to MTTEDEIIRIAKKMDKMVQKKNAAGALDLLKELKNIPMTLELLQSTRIGMSVNAIRKQSTDEEVTSLAKSLIKSWKKLLDGPSTDKDSEEKKKESASSSQNSPEAREESSSSSNSSSRKEEGSAPSNSFIPSFPRAPSTSDSVRVKCREMLSAALRTGDDYIAIGADEEELGSQIEEAIFQELKNTDMKYKNRVRSRIANLKDAKNPNLRKNVLCGNIPPDKFAKMTAEEMASDELKEMRKNLTKEAIREHQMAKTGGTQTDLFTCGKCKKKNCTYTQVQTRSADEPMTTFVVCNECGNRWKVRLLDCSAYLIAESQAVCLILVYSK